A genomic window from Nicotiana sylvestris chromosome 11, ASM39365v2, whole genome shotgun sequence includes:
- the LOC138881201 gene encoding uncharacterized protein yields the protein MRSNPNRRNPDHWCEFHNDHGHKTTDCRFLQSEVDHLLKQGYLTELFSEKGKQAYMKNMQDPLKPPSPKRTVNVISGGEDINGISYTAANKISKVTITQGKRVRHVIEEESITFNDADADGSSMNIILLRVLRDMQAEDRIIPKAYTLSGFDNSSVVTKGEVTLTAFAEGVIKATMFQVVDMDMAYNMIHGSMKWMLFLQPCIKSLNFCRLGEYVKFVEINIHPGASIL from the exons atgagatcgaatccaaacaggcgcaaccctgatcattggtgcgagtttcataatgaccatGGGCATAAAACGACAGATTGTaggtttttacaaagtgaagttgatcatttattaaaacaaggatatctcactgagttgttcagtgagaaaggtaagcaagcttacatgaagaacatgCAGGATCCCCTGaagccaccttctcccaaaagaaccgTCAATGTTATAAGCggaggtgaagacatcaatggcatatcatacactgcagctaacaaaatttccaaagttACAATTACCCAGGGGAAACGGGTGCGACATGTCATAGAGGAAGAAAGCATTACATTTaatgatgcagatgcagatg gtagttccatgaacattattttgctaagagtactaCGTGATATGCAAGCAGAAGATAGAATAATACCAAAGGCgtatactctatctggatttgacaattctagtgttgtgacgaaaggagaggtaacactcaccgcATTCGCAGAAGGAGTCATTAAAGCTACAATGTTTCAAGTAGTAGATATGgatatggcttacaatatgatccatggatccatgaaatggatgctgttccttcaaccttgcatcaagtcaTTAAATTTTTGTCGCCTTGGGGAGTAtgtcaaattcgtggagatcaacatacatccaggaGCATCAATTCTGTAG